One Conger conger chromosome 7, fConCon1.1, whole genome shotgun sequence genomic window, TGATGAAGGCCTACCAAAAAAACCATTGCTTAATAATGGGCACACTGTCATGAGTGTCTGGAGAGTGATCACAAGTTTTTATAGAGAGCTCATTGCTCATTAAGTAAACAATACACAATGTTACTCTACTTGTcaacattaattaaacaatgcTTTTTCATGAATTAAGCCTCAGTTAGTGTCCTAACATGTTGGGTAATCaggaacccccctcccccctccctggctGCTGATATGGGTGCACCACACCCACGGTGACCTCGCCAATTCCGCTTCTGAATGATGTATGTCTCGGAGGATAAGACCAATCTGCAGAGCAAATAAGCACGAGAGCCGGCTGTGTGGCATTCCATACATAACGACCGCTGATATCCTGCATCCAGGCCTctgcagcagggctgcccaaccctgttcctgccctaccgtcctgtaggcttacactccaaccctaaaggcccggacacaccaaaccgacggtcggcttcggagcgccgacaaagatcgcctcgcgtcgatacgtgtcgttaatgttggctgtgccgaacacaccgcaaagacggtccgccgacggctgAGTTGCACGTTGAATTGAACAAGTTGAATaggcgtcggagccctccaaaacacagaaagacaccggaaagactcggccgacagggtgccaccgacgtccgacgtccgacggccgactgtcggtttggtgtgtccgggccttaacagcgcacctcattcaacagctagagcagggcaacccaactctgttcctgaagatctaccgtcctgtaggttctcacttcaaccctaacaaagcacacctcactcaacagctagagatcttgttcagctgcaaattacattacattacagtcatttagagAGGTtggtataatcaggtgtgccaaattagggttggaatCAACATGtacaggagggtagatctccaggaaaggGTCTTACATTTACAGGTAGATTTCTCAGCCAAATTTTAAAGGACAGTAAAGAACACATGAGGAAGCAAACAGCTTCTCACTCCAAAAAAATGAACTGTATTTTGAAATagttgtctgttctggctctgcCCCTCAGTCTGCTGCATGTGGTTTAGTGCAGGGCTTCTAATTTTCATCTCTGTATTTAAATTCCAGCACCTCAAATTTCATTACAACATCCACTCTAACAATTTAGCATGTGGAAAGATGTTTAATCCTGCTACCATAGAGCTCGAGTCTCAGATGTTTGCAAGACATGTAGCTATCTAGAGCAAATACATAATGCTCACACTCAGTTTGGAGGGATTTTTAGGGAGCTGTTCTGATTCTGTTGCAATTGGCACTTGATTAACATATACAATCTCCAGGCTTTATTCaaaccatttacatttcataCAGTAATTGGTTgcagagaaatacattttaatttctccaCTTCTGTTCATACAGATGAGAATCTGGAGCAAATATGTTTTGAGAATCTATCTTGCCTGTGCCAAATAATGGTTGAAAGAAAGGGATAAATCTGACATTCGAACGTACGTTTTCCGCCATTCACCAAGAGCACACCAACAGAGCACGAAGACAGTAGGCCACAGGATCATGGGACTTGTAGTCATGGAATCATGCCAGGAAAGTCGATTGATATATTTCTGTAAAGTGTGGCGCGCCCCGTTGGTGACGCAAATTAACAACGCAACACTTGtcacttttaaattaaaaacgAAAACGGACAAGTGCTTTTGCTGCTGAGTTTCGAATATGTCTAACCTGACGTTACAAAGTAAAGTATCTGACAGTGCAAAGAAAAGCGCCATCTGCCCTTCACGCGAAGGAAATACATCCATAAATGTGCGATTATCCCCTCGGCCCAATACTGTCCAACTGTAGATTAAAAAACGCTCGTCCTAAACCGCTAAATATGACACCGCTTGTAAAATCGAAAAAGCATGTTGTTACTGCGCTACAATCCAGActgtgaacaaaaacaaagaaacacgaTATTTTGTATTGAACAGTATACTATTGAGAATAACAGCTACAATAACTATTTTGAAGGTCCAAAAACAAATCTTTTGGTCTTGTCATTTACAGTTCCTCCCAAGTCCTCTCTCAACTGTAGGCTACCGATGGAATAATTATTCAATTGATCaagccaaaaaataaatttgaaatatGTCAACAAAACCATGACCAAGTTCTTGAGAATATAAATGTTAGATATTTGACAGATTGCACAGAAATATTTAAGAGAAGGctgattatttattcatttacatcTTCTTTCATTTTAAGCATAATGCAATGTCATACAAAAATGcctctgtttgttttctctgtCAGTCTATCTATGGATAATAAGAACTATTTGACACTACACAGTCAGGTCAGGACTATGCAGTGTAAAATAAGCAAAAGAATATAGAGATCTGGGATGTGCTGGGCAGTGCAGGGGGAGATTGGGTGCTCTCATCTGGTCACAGTCCCCAGCTCAGGGCCTGTCTGCTGGCTGACCCCGGCGTCGAGACGGCCTCCCTGGAGCTGCCTTCCCAGAATGCCGCAGCCCAAGAGGACCGCGAAGGCACGGCGGAAGGCCCTGTTGATGAAGGCGTAGAGCAGGGGGTTGAGGGCGGAGTTAGCGTAGCCTAGCCACAGGACGCACTCCAGTACCCCGGGGCTGACCGGGCACCCCCAGAACGGGTGGCCCACGTTGACCGTGAAGAAGGGGAGCCAGCACAGCAGGAACGCCCCCAGGAGGATCCCTAGGGTCCGTGTGGCTTTCCCCTCCTTCCGTGAGCCGGAGGGGCTCCAGTCGCGGTGTCTCTGCCCGACCTGGGCCTCAGCGGCCTGGATCTGCCGAGCCTGCCTCTGGGCCTCCAGGAAGATCCTTCCGTACGTCGCGATCATGAACGCCATGGGGATGAAGAAGCTCAAAATGGAGGCAACTGTGGCGTAAGGGGCCCGCAGTTCGGGGAGGCACACctccgccccctgccccctcaggACCCCCTTCCTGCTCTGCCAGCACAGGTCGACCCCCACCAGCAGGCAGAAGCCCAAAACGGGGAGCAGCCAGGAGACAAGAAGCAGCTTGGCGACCCGTTCGGCGGACATTCGTGCCGCGTAGCGTAACGGGTCGCACACGGCCAGGTAGCGGTCCAGCGCCACGCAGCTGAGGTTCAAAATGGACGCCGTGCATAGGACCACGTCCAGCATGAAGTGTGCGGTGCAGAACAGCTTCCCGAACCGCCATCGGTCCACCGAGCGAGCCAGGCTGAAGGGCATCACCAGCACCGCCACCAGGAAGTCGGCGGTCGCCAGGGAGACGATGAAGGCGTTGGTGCACGTCTGCAGGTGGCGGAAGTGCGCCACCGACGCGATGATGAGGAGGTTTCCCAGCACGGCGAAGACGATGATGggcagcaggaggaagaggaggaggacgtTCACAGACTCAGACTCCGCGCTGTGGGAGTTCCCCGCAGTGCCGTTCCTGAAGATGGCGTTTGTGAGGTTGTGGCTTTCTTTCTCAGCAGGCAAAATGGAGGTCCATATACACGGCATCCTCAGCTCACCGCTCCAGCCGAACACGCATGTCCTCACCACTCACAGATCCGCTCACAGCAGCCAGCAGTCAGGCGCTCCAAAGGTCAGCCACAATTATTTTGTTGATACTGCTTCTCCCGAGCATTGAAAACCCACCGCTGTTGAATAAAGGCGGGTCTATCTGTTGCACAGGTCTGCTCTTTGACAGAGAGCCTTTCCCTTCCCCTTCGCTCCTTATCTCcaactgtgtttgtttttactcaCCACTGTCTTGCCAAATTGCGGCCAATATCGCAGAATCATTATTTTGGACCATATCATACGGCGTGAATCATTAACTgagatgcattttaaatgtacgTAAAGGGGTGGTGGTAGGGTTGCAACCCAGAAAGAGGCTTGCTAGACAATCATGCTCAATTTGCTCTCCATTGGCCATAAAATATTCGGTCCTCCATTTGTCTTGTTTGCCTGTTAGTCTTTAAGCTTGCAGAATCCCCCCTTGAACATGTTGCCAGGCGTTCTCTAATCTAGTCATTTATACATTTACgtgatatttatatataatttgtatatttcTGACTACAAAGATTCTGCTGCCTGTTTTTGTCCTTAAGAATTGATTTGCTAATTTGGCCAGTTCTAAGTTCACATATAAATAAAGACACATATAAATGTTTACAGCGACTACACTCCCTAGTTAAAAGCTTGATTTAGCTGTCTAcagaatgcattacattgaaaaTTCAAGATAAAACTTATACATTTAAAGCCCCTGAACACTGCCAGACCTTAAGAGGTTTTCAGGTGAAGCACATTAACTAAAACATTCAGCTTATTCTTAGAAAACATGTGACCTATGTGCATTACTCATCATGTTAGATCAACTTTGCAGATAGATGAGCTAatcatgactgtgtgtgtgagtgtgtgtgtatctttcagtgtgtgtactgtatgtgtgtgtatgcatttgtgtgtacgtatgagcgtgtgtacgtatgagcgtgtgtgcttgtgcgtgtgtgcccatgtgagtgtgtgtacgcttGTGCAGCAGCAGGACTCGGTCAGACAGCACAGAACAGGTTTATGTCGCCTGCAGGTTGAATGGTTAGCTGTGGCTGTACAGATCTGTATATCTGTGTATTGCACATGATTTCATAGAGGTCCCTGGACCCAAAATCTCTGACACAGTCTATACCTGCAGGGTTTTTATGGTCACTTGCCTCTTCCGCCTGCTCAGGTCAGGGGTAGAGAACAGATTATTTTTCTAATGCCAACTTTTACAGAACCAGCTGTGATTAAATGTTCCTGTTAACTAAACCCACCGACTCAACCTTTGTCCCTGTTTAGTTGTTGACAGCTTTCTAAAGAAGATAATCATATTCATAGCATTCGGCACTGCCGGGTAGATGAAAGAAACACAGCCGTTTCCTTCTGTGCGACCACAGTTTCAAACAATCAgcgtttttttaaaaacagcaatCTGTAAATGTCCCTTCCTGGAGGTAAAGGACATTCAAATGGCAAATGTATTTCATCCTTTATTGCAATTTTTCATTAGTACTGCTCAGATCTCTATTTACAGTAAATGTCAGCGTCTGTGCTGGAAATTTGTCTTCCTGTTTTATATTAAATGGGATCTCTTTGACGTTCTGGGAAATGCATTTAGCTGAAACGTTCCCCAATACAATGATGCAGCCAAATATAGCAATGGCACTCGCGATCATCAATACACTGCATTTAAATAAACGTTCTTTGAAAACGGATAGATCACACCAGACTCTTTTTATACAACTCATTTCTGATTTTACCAAAATGCCTCGATGCAAAACCAAATACAGAAGAGGGATGAAGAAAATGGGAAAGATAGAAAAGACATAATTTGCCAAAAAACGATGGGGCCCCCCCCATCTGTGGGtttattggaaaatgaaatgggaaTGTGATCCATGTTTGTGTACACTCAGAAACAGAGCTATGAATACTAATCAAGCTCATCTTCTATAGCACAGTAAGAACTGAGACATGCTGTGGTCTTGATTAATTCAGAATACAACGCAGAATATGAGTGGCTACTTATAGACGgcattaggaaaaaaaaaaagcctaagcGATAGTGAATACACTCATAGGAATTGTGACTGTCCTCCAGGGCATAAACAAGAGATCTCTAGGAGAGTCATCATGACTAATTCTtagtaacagaaaaaaatatcaaaacatttttttcttg contains:
- the LOC133133249 gene encoding trace amine-associated receptor 1-like codes for the protein MPCIWTSILPAEKESHNLTNAIFRNGTAGNSHSAESESVNVLLLFLLLPIIVFAVLGNLLIIASVAHFRHLQTCTNAFIVSLATADFLVAVLVMPFSLARSVDRWRFGKLFCTAHFMLDVVLCTASILNLSCVALDRYLAVCDPLRYAARMSAERVAKLLLVSWLLPVLGFCLLVGVDLCWQSRKGVLRGQGAEVCLPELRAPYATVASILSFFIPMAFMIATYGRIFLEAQRQARQIQAAEAQVGQRHRDWSPSGSRKEGKATRTLGILLGAFLLCWLPFFTVNVGHPFWGCPVSPGVLECVLWLGYANSALNPLLYAFINRAFRRAFAVLLGCGILGRQLQGGRLDAGVSQQTGPELGTVTR